From a region of the Desulfuromonas sp. KJ2020 genome:
- a CDS encoding OprO/OprP family phosphate-selective porin codes for MKRFLTTALMATAMFGLCSNVQAKTLEEILKDKGVITEEDYKEATKHSDLTTYQPGKGITVQTEDGRYKAQVGGRLQARYENLDDDGAEDTESNFRIRRMKFWLQGNVFTKNLTYKWQQNFGGGDSVLEDAYFTYKVADPFSLTVGQFKPAQGRQELTSSGSQLFVDRSLANETFNLGYDLGLQASGQFMDKRLEYRLGVFNGNGPNQSNPDDNHMLVGRLDINPFGAFKMDEPSFNEKKLLVNLGASFATETMSGNDMGEIDGSNDTLDKALNIDSIDDTAFTTAFGEELDWTLYTLNLHAKYSGLTFGSEYFTLNADPKVGADWDADGYYIQAGYQILPKQLEVAARYSAIESTDSAAYTTFDKNETTLGVNYYFDKHNLKVQADYSLIEDDRSANSDENLFRLQAQVIF; via the coding sequence ATGAAGCGCTTTCTGACCACCGCCCTTATGGCTACGGCCATGTTCGGCCTTTGCAGTAACGTCCAGGCCAAAACCCTTGAAGAGATCCTCAAGGACAAAGGTGTCATCACCGAGGAAGATTACAAAGAGGCGACCAAACACAGCGACCTGACCACCTACCAACCCGGCAAGGGTATCACGGTGCAGACCGAGGACGGCCGCTACAAAGCCCAGGTTGGGGGACGTCTGCAGGCCCGCTACGAGAACCTGGACGACGACGGCGCCGAGGACACCGAGAGCAACTTCCGCATCCGCCGTATGAAGTTCTGGCTGCAGGGCAACGTCTTTACCAAAAACCTCACCTACAAGTGGCAGCAGAATTTCGGCGGTGGCGACTCCGTTCTCGAAGACGCTTACTTCACCTACAAGGTCGCCGATCCCTTCAGCCTCACCGTCGGCCAGTTCAAGCCGGCCCAGGGCCGTCAGGAGCTGACCTCTTCCGGCAGCCAGCTCTTCGTCGACCGCTCTCTGGCCAACGAAACCTTCAACCTCGGCTATGACCTCGGGCTGCAGGCTTCCGGCCAGTTCATGGACAAACGCCTTGAGTACCGCCTCGGCGTCTTCAACGGCAACGGCCCCAATCAGAGCAACCCCGACGACAATCATATGCTGGTCGGCCGCCTCGACATCAACCCCTTCGGCGCCTTCAAGATGGACGAGCCCTCCTTTAACGAGAAGAAGCTGCTCGTCAACCTCGGCGCCTCTTTCGCCACCGAAACCATGAGCGGCAACGACATGGGCGAGATCGACGGCAGCAACGACACTCTCGACAAGGCCCTGAACATCGACAGCATTGACGACACCGCCTTCACCACCGCCTTCGGCGAGGAACTCGACTGGACCCTCTACACCCTGAACCTCCACGCCAAGTACAGCGGCCTGACCTTCGGCAGCGAGTACTTTACCCTCAACGCCGATCCCAAGGTCGGGGCGGATTGGGATGCGGATGGCTACTACATTCAAGCCGGCTACCAGATTTTGCCCAAACAGCTTGAGGTGGCCGCCCGCTACTCGGCCATCGAGTCGACCGATTCGGCGGCTTACACCACGTTCGACAAGAACGAAACCACCCTGGGAGTCAACTACTACTTCGACAAGCACAACCTCAAGGTACAGGCTGATTACAGCCTGATCGAAGATGACCGCAGTGCGAACAGCGATGAGAATCTGTTTCGTCTGCAGGCCCAGGTGATTTTCTAA
- a CDS encoding phosphatase PAP2 family protein, with amino-acid sequence MDRPVALSGVSAFCATQITAREVALMQRLFILRRQPLLTWLSIAATRLGDGPLWGVAGAIFLVGGDQQSRLAVAIAALAISLSILIFTLVKHSLQRPRPFESWPQLSCLLAAPDKFSFPSGHTMTAFAASTVFALLIPGSGLFFYPLAGLIGFSRVFLGLHYPTDVLVGALVGSGIAVGLVRLATVLALL; translated from the coding sequence ATGGATCGACCCGTTGCTTTAAGCGGTGTCTCTGCTTTCTGTGCCACCCAGATTACCGCCAGGGAGGTGGCGCTCATGCAGCGCCTCTTCATCCTGCGCCGGCAGCCTCTGCTAACCTGGCTTTCCATTGCGGCGACCCGCTTGGGTGATGGCCCGCTGTGGGGGGTGGCAGGAGCAATATTTCTGGTCGGCGGCGATCAGCAGAGCCGTCTGGCGGTGGCTATCGCCGCCCTGGCCATCAGTCTGTCCATCCTGATTTTTACTCTGGTCAAGCACAGCCTGCAGCGTCCCCGTCCCTTCGAGAGTTGGCCGCAGCTCTCCTGTCTGTTGGCGGCGCCAGACAAGTTTTCCTTCCCTTCTGGTCACACGATGACCGCCTTTGCCGCCAGTACTGTTTTTGCCCTGCTTATCCCCGGCAGCGGGCTGTTTTTTTACCCGCTGGCGGGTCTCATCGGGTTTTCCCGGGTCTTTCTGGGGCTGCATTATCCCACGGATGTCCTGGTCGGTGCGCTGGTGGGTAGCGGAATTGCTGTCGGCCTGGTGCGGTTGGCGACTGTACTGGCGCTGCTTTAG
- a CDS encoding glycosyltransferase family 1 protein: protein MSQALRLSLVTETYVPQINGVSRTLDRLVRYLHEVGDQVQLLTPAYDEASEVPPGVAVETFVGRRFPLYPEILLPFTRTATVEQKWRDFRPDLVHIATEGPLGLAALRAARRLGIPVVSSYHTNFSFYLGKYHLSLLGPLCWRYLRWFHNASAATFCPTPSIGHILQERGFRSVHIWSRGVDAHRFHPGLRDGDLRRQLGLGEAERVLLYVGRLAPEKNLETLMSAWRHLPSGHDARLVLVGDGPLRESLQRQSDDRVIFSGYRQGEELARLYALADLFVFPSLSETFGNVMLEAMASGVPTLGFRVPGPQDVVEHGRTGILVDEVSPAAFGTALSDLLHQKENLRRLGREARDYACQQDWRQINAGVRRIYGDILQQASQRPSPCHLNEGRRARKEKLWIDPLL, encoded by the coding sequence ATGAGCCAAGCCTTGCGCCTCTCCCTCGTCACCGAGACCTACGTTCCCCAGATCAACGGGGTCTCACGTACGCTTGACCGTCTGGTGCGTTATCTCCATGAGGTCGGCGACCAGGTGCAGCTGCTGACACCCGCCTATGATGAGGCGAGCGAGGTACCGCCGGGCGTGGCGGTGGAAACCTTTGTCGGTCGGCGTTTTCCCCTGTACCCGGAGATCCTCCTGCCCTTCACCCGCACCGCCACCGTCGAGCAAAAATGGCGCGACTTCCGGCCCGATCTGGTCCATATCGCCACCGAAGGTCCCCTCGGGCTGGCGGCCCTGCGGGCGGCTCGGCGACTGGGGATTCCGGTGGTCAGTTCCTATCACACAAACTTTTCCTTCTACCTGGGCAAGTATCATCTTTCTTTGCTTGGCCCCCTGTGCTGGCGTTATCTCCGGTGGTTTCACAACGCCAGCGCCGCCACCTTCTGCCCCACCCCCTCCATCGGCCACATCCTGCAGGAACGAGGTTTTCGCTCGGTGCACATCTGGAGCCGGGGGGTCGATGCCCACCGCTTTCATCCCGGGCTGCGTGACGGCGACCTGCGCCGGCAGTTAGGCCTGGGCGAAGCCGAGAGGGTTTTGCTCTATGTTGGGCGCCTGGCGCCAGAAAAAAATCTGGAGACCCTGATGAGCGCCTGGCGCCACCTGCCGTCAGGGCATGACGCCCGCCTGGTCCTGGTGGGCGATGGCCCCTTGCGGGAGAGTCTGCAGCGGCAGAGTGATGACCGTGTCATTTTTTCCGGTTACCGGCAGGGAGAGGAGCTGGCTCGCCTGTATGCTCTGGCCGATCTGTTCGTCTTTCCCTCTCTGAGCGAGACCTTCGGTAATGTAATGCTTGAAGCCATGGCCAGCGGTGTGCCGACCCTGGGTTTTCGCGTCCCCGGCCCCCAGGATGTGGTGGAGCATGGCCGCACGGGAATTCTGGTCGATGAAGTTAGCCCGGCCGCCTTTGGTACCGCCCTGAGCGACCTGTTGCATCAGAAAGAAAATCTCCGCCGCCTCGGACGCGAGGCCAGAGACTATGCCTGCCAGCAGGACTGGCGGCAGATCAATGCCGGGGTCCGCCGGATTTACGGAGATATCCTGCAACAGGCCAGCCAGCGGCCATCCCCATGTCACCTGAACGAGGGCCGTCGGGCCCGAAAGGAGAAGTTATGGATCGACCCGTTGCTTTAA